AATATCGTTAAAATGATCATGGATGGTCATCCACTGATCGAGGTTAACTTCACTTACCCACCGAACATGATCGCTACAGCCATCAATCTTGCGGTCATGGCATTGAGAGGTCAATCTTTGAATGGATTCTACCAGAAAGGAATTCCGAGAAAGATAATACTCTCCACAGAAACTGTCACGAGACAGAATGCGAAAGACTACTACTTCCCAGATTCAGTGTTCTAAAAAGTTGAGGCGGGCAACTGCCCGCCTCAGTTGTTTGGAGGTGTTCGAATGAAGATAGGTTTCTTAACTGTGGCAATGGGTAACACTAAGCTTGAAGAGATCGTTGAATGGTCGAGTAAGGTGGGTTTTGAAACGTTAGAGATCGCGACCTGGCCTCTCATCAATGAAAGAGACTTTTCCTCCACGACGATAGATGTTGAAAAGTTTGATAAAAAGGAAGCAGAACGTGTGAAAGCTCTCTTTGAAAAACATGGTCTCACCGTGTCATCTTTGGCTTACTACGACAACAATTTGGATGCAAACCTTGAAAAAAGAGCGAGAGTCAATCAGCATCTCAAAAAAGTTATAGACGCAGCACATTTTCTTGGTGTAGAGCTCGTAGGCACTTTCATAGGGAGAGATATCACCAAGAGTGTTGAAGAAAACTTGAAAGAGTTTGAGAAGGTCTTCAAACCTTTGATAGCTTACGCGGAAAGCAAGAACGTAAGATTAATGATAGAAAATTGTCCGATGGTTGGTTGGCAAGCTGAAGAAAGGATAGGCAATATCTTCTACTCACCGGAACTTTGGAGAGAAATATTCAGGATCACACCCGATTCTTTTGGAATCAACCTCGATCCATCGCATCTGTATTGGTTGGGCATAGATTATCTGAAGGTGGTGGAAGAATTCGCTAGTAGGATCTTCCATGTGCACGCGAAAGACGTGGAATTAAAGAGAAACATACTTCACGAGCAAAGTATCTTTGGTCACTATGGTACCAACGCACACGGAAAGAGTTGGTGGGTTTATAGATTGCCCGGTTTTGGAGAGATCGATTGGTCGAGTTTCATCACAAACCTCAAGAAAGTGGGGTACGACTTCGTCGTGAGTATAGAACACGAAGATCCAGTGTGGGGTGGAGATCTGGAGAAATCGAAAAAAGGTCTTTTGATGGGGTTGCATTTTCTTAAGAAGTTCGTTTGAGTGAAAACAGATCTTTTTGCCCTCCTTCGGGAGGGTTTTTTCGTTGTAGAATGTTTTTGAGTGGTAAATTATGTTCTTCGTTGACAGAATGTTGGGAAAACTCGCGAAAAAACTCAGATTACTTGGTTTCGATACAGTTTATTCCTCACACATGTGTGAGGAAGAAATAATGCAACTTTGCAAAGAGACCGGAAGGATTTTGATAACTAAAGATAGAGAATTGCTCAGGAAAGCAGTGGAACAAGGTATAAGATGTCTCTACGTAGCTTCGGACGATTGGAGGCAACAACTAGTGGAATTGTCGAAGAAAATTGATTTGAAAAGTTCAAAGAGAATGA
This region of Pseudothermotoga sp. genomic DNA includes:
- a CDS encoding sugar phosphate isomerase/epimerase codes for the protein MKIGFLTVAMGNTKLEEIVEWSSKVGFETLEIATWPLINERDFSSTTIDVEKFDKKEAERVKALFEKHGLTVSSLAYYDNNLDANLEKRARVNQHLKKVIDAAHFLGVELVGTFIGRDITKSVEENLKEFEKVFKPLIAYAESKNVRLMIENCPMVGWQAEERIGNIFYSPELWREIFRITPDSFGINLDPSHLYWLGIDYLKVVEEFASRIFHVHAKDVELKRNILHEQSIFGHYGTNAHGKSWWVYRLPGFGEIDWSSFITNLKKVGYDFVVSIEHEDPVWGGDLEKSKKGLLMGLHFLKKFV
- a CDS encoding Mut7-C RNAse domain-containing protein; translated protein: MFFVDRMLGKLAKKLRLLGFDTVYSSHMCEEEIMQLCKETGRILITKDRELLRKAVEQGIRCLYVASDDWRQQLVELSKKIDLKSSKRMSRCSLCNVELINANEEEIKKKVPFYVQQTCKDFYLCPACGRVYWAGSHVEHAEETFRRLGL